The segment AATTAAACCTGAAGATAAACTGCCTGCCGAACAGAAAAAAGCCAACCGGACTCTTTCGGAAAAAGCCCTGAGTCATTTAAATGTTTCGGCTATCAGTCAAAAGGCCTTAGGTAAATTCTGGTCAGAAAGAACGGATAAAGAAAAAGAACAGTTTTCCCAGCTATTGAGTGAGTTATTTATCTATGTTGCGTTTCCCAATTCGGGAAAATTTTTCGCTGACCTCGATTGGGTTTATGCAGAGCCGGAGATAGAAAAAGGTAAGGCTCTGGTGCCAATAAAACTGACCCATAAAGATGAAGGGGAAATTGAGATCGATTTTTTTCTCCAGCAGAACTCCAGTGACTGGAAAGTCGTGGATGTGCATCTGGACGGAGTGAGCATGGGCAACAACCTGAGAAACCAGTTTTACAAAATCATTGGTAAGGATAATTTCGCCGAACTGGTCAGCCGAATGAAGAAAAAGCTGGATGAGTCCAAAGTATAAATCCCGCAAGTGGATTTAGTTAGACATAACCCCATCGCACGTGAACATCGGGTCCAGCGTCACGCTGGCCGTGTGTGGCGGGGTCGTTGATTTACGGAGTGAGACATTAATGAAGAAAATAGGCATCGTCAGTCTGGGCTGCCCAAAAAATGCGGTGGATACCGAGTACCTGCTGGGCGACCTTACGAATAACGGCTATGAAATAACACCGGATCAGGAAGCCGCAGACGTTCTCGTAGTCAATACTTGCGGGTTTATCGAATCGGCCAAACGCGAATCCATCGATGCCATTCTGGCAATGGCCCGGTTGAAAACCGACGGCAAGTGCCAGAAATTGATCGTCACCGGATGCCTTGCCGAGCGTTACAGCGAGGAACTTCTCAAGGAAATTCCTGAGATCGACCATATGATGGGGGTCAACGAATACCCGCGTTTGAAAACGCTGTTGAATGGGGATGCTTCGCAAAATGGAGCGATGGAGCGCAATCAGATGAATGGTCCGGCTGAATATTTTGAGCCCTACGCCAATCGCATTTTGACCACCCCGTTTTATTCCGCTTATTTGAAGATCGCCGAAGGCTGTTCCAACAAATGCGCCTTCTGCATCATCCCGAAGATGCGGGGCAATATCCGCAGTCAACCCTTGGTATCCCTGCTCACCGAAGCCGGGCAGCTGGCGGATCGGGGGGTCAAGGAGCTGAACCTGATTTCCCAGGACACCACGATGTACGGGTTTGACCTCCGAATGAAAGACGGTTTGATTCGCCTGCTGAAATCTCTGGCCAAAATACAGGGGATCGAATGGATTCGCCTGTTTTATTGTTATCCGACCTTTATCAATTCCGACCTGATCGAGTTCATCGCGGCGGAAGAAAAGGTGGTGCCTTATATCGATGTTCCTCTCCAGCACACGCATGACGAGATGCTGGCCAGGATGAAACGGCAGGAAAGGGAAAGCAAGGTGCGGGCCATGCTGGATGAAATTCGCAATAAAATTCCAGGCGTCGCTCTCAGGACGACGTTCATTACCGGTTTTCCCGGCGAAACCGAGGCCCACTTCCGGCACATGCTGGATTTTGTTCAGGAGATGGAGTTCGACCATGTCGGTGCGTTCACGTATTCGCATGAAGAAGGAACCACAGCTTATGATTACCCGGATGATGTTCCGGCAAAGGTCAAGGAAGAGAGAAAAGCCGAGTTGATGAGCGTCCAGAGAGCAATCAGCCTGCGGCGCAACCAGTCCCGCGTTGGCGAGGTGCATCCTGTTCTTGTGGAAGGTTTGGACGCAGAAGAAGGCTACCTGATGACGGGCCGCCTGCCCACACAGGCTCCGGAAATCGATGGTCAGGTGATCATCGAGGCCAGTGATGTGGAACCCGGTCAAATTGTTCCCATGCGCATCCTCTCCGCCACCGATTACGATGTGGTGGCCACGCGAGTCGATTGAGATGAAATCAGCGGAATCCGCTTCCTCACTTCAGATAACCGATAATCAATGACACTCAAACGCGTTGGCATATTGACCGGCGGCGGAGACTGCTCAGGGTTGAACGCAGTGATACGCAGCGTGACCCAGGCCGCGATCCTCCAGCATCAGGCACAAGTCATCGGCATCGAAAGGGGGTTCGATGGCTTGGTTTTTGATTGGAACCAGGAACTGACCCTCGACGCCACCCGCGACATCCTCACCCTTGGTGGTACTATTTTAGGAACCACCAATAAAGGCAATCCGTTTTCATACCGGGAATATGATGAACATGGCGAGATTCAGGAGCAGGATCACTCGCAACAAGCCGTGGACAATTTCAAGCGGTTGGAACTGGACTGCCTGTTTGTGGTCGGGGGCGACGGCACCCTGCAAATGGCCTGCAAGCTATTTGCAATGGGGCTTCCTGTCATCGGAATCCCGAAGACCATAGACAACGACCTGGAAGGCACCGATTACACTTTTGGGTTTCAAACCGCAGTTCAGGTGGCCTGCGATGCTCTGGATCGTCTGCAAACCACAGGCAAAAGCCATCAACGGGTGATGATTCTGGAAGTGATGGGCCGGAGCGCCGGCTGGATTGCCCTGGAGTCTGGAATTGCCGGTGGCGCTCACATCATCCTCATTCCTGAAATTCCCTATAAACCCGGAAAAGTTTTAGAGAAGATCCGGCAGCGTGAGGCCGAGGGCAATCCTTTCAGCATCATCGTCGTGGCCGAAGGGGCGAAAGAAGTCGGGGGGCAGGAAATTATCCTGGAGAGCGCTTCCGACAGGTTGCAGGGCGTGGTGCATTATGGCGGCGTGGGCAACCATCTGGCCGAGAGACTCGGTCAGGAGATCGATCTCGAAGTCCGTTGCACGGTTTTAGGGCATACCCAGAGAGGAGGAACTCCGAACAGCTTTGACCGGGTGCTTGGCACTCGCTTAGGCGCTTATGCGGTTCAGGCGGCGGCAGAGGGAAAACTCGGCAATATGGTGGCTCTGAAAACCCCGGAAATTTCTCTGGTCCCCTTGCAGTCACTGGCCGGGATCGTGCGCAAAGTCCCCCCCACTTCGCAATTGATCCAGTGCGCAGAATCGATCGGCATCAATCTGGGCAGATAAGCCCGTCTGGTTTATTTCTTGTCACGTAAAAAACAGTGTGCTAACCTAGCCGACCATAGGTAGATATTCCATTAAAACCTTGAGGGCGTCTCGAAAAAAATGGCTTGGACTATGAGCCAACCCTTTAATTAAGCGGGGTTGGTGATTGCAAACGCCAAAGAATATCAATTCTTAGAGATTCCCTTTATTTCGCACGTTGCCGGATCGAGCCAGAGGTGGCCTTTAGGTTCCTGGTTTGAAAAGATGGCGATGGTGGCCCAACCATGAAAAGGAGTTGTCAATGTCAGAAGTAACAATGAAAAGTCTGTTGCAGGCGGGGGTGCATTTTGGTCATCAAACGACCCGATGGAACCCCAAGATGAAGAAATTCATTTATGGAACCCGAAACGGAATCCATATTGTCGATCTTCAGCAAACGCTGAAAAAATTTCAGGAAGCTGAACAGTATGTCCGGGAATTAGCTCGAGCGGGTAAAACGATTTTATTTGTAGCGACCAAAAAACAGGCGCAGGAACTCATCGCCGAGGAAGCTACCCGATGCGGGATGTTCTATATCAACCAGCGATGGTTGGGCGGCACGATGACAAATTTCTTGACCATACGAAAAAGCGTCGAGCGGTTGCGTGAACTGGAACGGATGGAGGAAGAAAACGAATTCGACCGGTTGCAT is part of the Nitrospinota bacterium genome and harbors:
- the rimO gene encoding 30S ribosomal protein S12 methylthiotransferase RimO, translated to MKKIGIVSLGCPKNAVDTEYLLGDLTNNGYEITPDQEAADVLVVNTCGFIESAKRESIDAILAMARLKTDGKCQKLIVTGCLAERYSEELLKEIPEIDHMMGVNEYPRLKTLLNGDASQNGAMERNQMNGPAEYFEPYANRILTTPFYSAYLKIAEGCSNKCAFCIIPKMRGNIRSQPLVSLLTEAGQLADRGVKELNLISQDTTMYGFDLRMKDGLIRLLKSLAKIQGIEWIRLFYCYPTFINSDLIEFIAAEEKVVPYIDVPLQHTHDEMLARMKRQERESKVRAMLDEIRNKIPGVALRTTFITGFPGETEAHFRHMLDFVQEMEFDHVGAFTYSHEEGTTAYDYPDDVPAKVKEERKAELMSVQRAISLRRNQSRVGEVHPVLVEGLDAEEGYLMTGRLPTQAPEIDGQVIIEASDVEPGQIVPMRILSATDYDVVATRVD
- a CDS encoding ATP-dependent 6-phosphofructokinase; the encoded protein is MTLKRVGILTGGGDCSGLNAVIRSVTQAAILQHQAQVIGIERGFDGLVFDWNQELTLDATRDILTLGGTILGTTNKGNPFSYREYDEHGEIQEQDHSQQAVDNFKRLELDCLFVVGGDGTLQMACKLFAMGLPVIGIPKTIDNDLEGTDYTFGFQTAVQVACDALDRLQTTGKSHQRVMILEVMGRSAGWIALESGIAGGAHIILIPEIPYKPGKVLEKIRQREAEGNPFSIIVVAEGAKEVGGQEIILESASDRLQGVVHYGGVGNHLAERLGQEIDLEVRCTVLGHTQRGGTPNSFDRVLGTRLGAYAVQAAAEGKLGNMVALKTPEISLVPLQSLAGIVRKVPPTSQLIQCAESIGINLGR
- a CDS encoding ABC transporter substrate-binding protein, which produces MIRDSKTICLLVFLVLVFSFSPVFASNQSPKQCVAELLGMIQKIKPEDKLPAEQKKANRTLSEKALSHLNVSAISQKALGKFWSERTDKEKEQFSQLLSELFIYVAFPNSGKFFADLDWVYAEPEIEKGKALVPIKLTHKDEGEIEIDFFLQQNSSDWKVVDVHLDGVSMGNNLRNQFYKIIGKDNFAELVSRMKKKLDESKV